A part of Miscanthus floridulus cultivar M001 chromosome 6, ASM1932011v1, whole genome shotgun sequence genomic DNA contains:
- the LOC136459987 gene encoding uncharacterized protein: MIARGFTTYRWMIDFEYEGMVETAVVLLLASLLRLVYQRLIRPPPPRICGAPGGPPVTAPRVKLRGGRHLAYLETGVPRAAAAHKIIFVHGFDSCRHDVLPASQDLLRRLGACVVSYDRPGYSESDPDPCQTERSSALDVQDLADQLGLGDRFHVVGFSRGEQVVWSCLVHIAHRLAGAALVPPVSNFWWRGFPGGGVSRRAYAAQLPQDRWAVSVARHAPWLVYWWNTQRWFPPSSLIARDRRVYSPPDLDVISKLAAAAGPRRRPHKAEVKQQRVFEALHRDMIVAFGEWDCSPLELSNPPPGVAVHLWHGADDRVVTPAMSRHIARQLPWIRYHGVPDAGHLFMLADGMADRIVKTLVLGD; this comes from the exons ATGATTGCTCGAGGTTTCACCACTTACCGCTGGATGATCGACTTCGAATATGAAG GTATGGTCGAGACCGCGGTAGTGCTTCTGCTGGCCTCGTTGCTCCGGCTGGTGTACCAGCGGTTGATCAGGCCGCCGCCTCCTAGGATCTGCGGCGCTCCGGGAGGGCCGCCAGTGACGGCGCCCAGGGTGAAGCTCAGGGGCGGGAGGCACTTGGCGTACCTGGAGACCGGCGTTCCCCGGGCCGCCGCCGCCCACAAGATCATCTTCGTCCACGGCTTCGACTCCTGCAGGCACGACGTGCTCCCGGCGTCGCAGGACCTGCTCCGGCGCCTCGGCGCCTGCGTCGTCTCCTACGACCGGCCCGGGTACAGCGAGAGCGACCCAGATCCGTGCCAGACGGAGCGGAGCAGCGCGCTCGACGTGCAGGACCTCGCGGACCAGCTCGGCCTCGGCGACAGGTTCCACGTCGTGGGTTTCTCCAGGGGCGAGCAGGTCGTGTGGAGCTGCCTCGTCCACATCGCGCACAGGCTCGCCGGCGCCGCGCTCGTGCCACCCGTCTCCAACTTCTGGTGGCGCGGCTTCCCCGGCGGCGGCGTGTCCAGGCGGGCGTACGCCGCGCAGCTGCCGCAGGACCGCTGGGCGGTCAGCGTGGCGCGACACGCGCCGTGGCTCGTCTACTGGTGGAACACACAGCGGTGGTTTCCTCCCTCCAGCCTCATCGCGCGCGACCGCCGCGTCTACTCGCCGCCGGACCTCGACGTAATCTCtaagctcgccgccgccgcggggccGCGGCGCCGCCCTCACAAGGCGGAGGTCAAGCAGCAGCGGGTGTTCGAGGCGCTGCACCGGGACATGATCGTCGCGTTCGGCGAGTGGGACTGCAGCCCGCTGGAGCTGAGCAACCCACCGCCCGGTGTGGCGGTGCACCTGTGGCACGGCGCCGACGACCGCGTCGTCACGCCGGCCATGTCGCGCCACATCGCGCGGCAGCTGCCGTGGATCCGCTACCATGGGGTGCCGGACGCGGGGCACCTGTTCATGCTCGCCGACGGCATGGCCGACCGCATCGTCAAGACGCTTGTGCTGGGCGACTAG